TGACAGCCCGGACAGCAGAACTCGCGGGAATCCCCGAGTACGACGGCGGTGAAGCGGCTGCCGGAGGGGACGGGCAGGGCGCAGTGGTAGCAGGGGAGTGGGGTGGTCATGGCATCGTTGAGGGATTAAACCCTTGCATTGGAGTTGTCCGCTTGCCCTCACCCCAGCCCTCTCCCGGAGGGAGAGGGCGCCGATCGGTGTGAGCCTGGATTTTCACTGTCATACACAAAACGTGCAAACGCTCGAGATCAGTTCCCTCTCCTGGGGGAGAGGGCTAGGGTGAGGGGGCTTTCGAAGTTGCTTATTTTTTCAGGTCTTCGGCGCCTTGCAGCGGCTCATCACCGAGCAGCAGATCCTTGTCATGGCTCACCAACTCTTCCTCGAACATGCGCCACACATGGTCATCCTGACTGCCGAGCAATTCGACAAAGCGACGACCCTCAACCTTGTCACCCAGTTGACCGATGTAGCGGCCCGTTTCAGTCTCGCTGCGAGTCAGGACAATCTTGCGATCCTTCTCGGGCTGCGTCGGCGAAATCAGGTTCAATTCCAGTGTCTTCGGCTGACTGTCACCGCTCAAACGCAGATCAACCTCACCAGTAACATCATCCAGACGCACCGCCGCACGCATCTTCAGATTCTGCGCCAACAGCTCACGGTCCAGCGAACGGTTGATGCCTTTGCCAGCCTCGTAATAGTTGTCGTTGACGAGGTTGTCCGGGTTGTTCACCGCAATGGTCACCATGGACAGGGTCAGGGTCACCGAACAGGCCAGAATCCCGATGATGATCCATGGCCAGAGGTGCTTGTACCAGGGACTTGCGGCGTTTGCTGCGGGCATGTTCAGTTCTCTCAACGGATTTGTGGGCCGATGAATCGGCTCTTGGCTTCAACGTGGACGCTGTCATCATCGGCATCCTTGAGGAGGAATTTCACCTCGTTGGTGCTCGATGGCAGTTGTTCCGGCGCGCTCGACAACTCGACCGGCATGCTGACGATGTCGCCGGCCGCGACTTTGATCTCGCGCTTGCCTTGCAGGCGCAGATCCGGCAAACCGCTGGCTTCGAGCACGTAGGTGTGGTCGCGCTGATCCTTGTTCATGATCTTCAGGCTGTAGACGTTTTCGATTCGGCCTTCAGCGTTTTCGCGGTACAGCACGCGGTCCTTGCTGACGTCAAAACCGACCAGCGAACGCATGAAGAACGCGGTGACCAACAGGCTGATCATCGCCAGCAACACCACGGCATAACCGATCAGGCGTGGCCGCAGTTTATGGGTTTTCTGCCCAGACAGGTTGTGTTCAGTGGTGTAACTGATGAGCCCGCGCGGGTAATCCATTTTGTCCATGATGCTGTCGCAGGCATCGATGCACGCGGCGCAGCCGATGCACTCGATCTGCAGGCCGTCGCGGATGTCGATGCCGGTCGGGCAGACCTGAACACACATGGTGCAGTCGATGCAGTCACCAAGGCCCTGGGCTTTGTAATCAATACCTTTCTTGCGCGGGCCACGGCTTTCGCCACGACGTGGATCGTAGGAGACGATCAGCGTGTCCTTGTCGAACATCACGCTCTGAAAGCGCGCATACGGGCACATGTAAATACACACCTGCTCGCGCAACCAGCCGGCGTTGCCGTAGGTAGCGAGGGTGAAGAAACCGACCCAGAAATACGACCAGCCATCGGCTTGCCCTGTGAAGAACTCAAAGACCAGTTCGCGGATCGGCGAAAAGTAGCCGACAAAGGTCATGCCGGTGACGAAACCGATCAATAGCCACATCACGTGTTTGGCGGCTTTGCGCAGGAACTTGTTGGCGCTCATCGGCGCCTTGTCGAGCTTGATGCGCTGGTTGCGGTCGCCTTCGGTGACCTTCTCGCACCACATGAAAATCCACGTCCACACACTTTGCGGACAGGTATAACCGCACCAGACGCGCCCGGCATACACGGTGATGAAGAACAGGCCGAACGCGGCAATGATCAACAGGCCCGAGAGCAGGATGAAATCCTGCGGCCAGAACGTTGCGCCGAAGATGAAGAACTTGCGCTCCGGCAGATTCCACCATACGGCCTGGTGACCGCCCCAGTTCAGCCACACCGTGCCGAAATACAGCAGGAACAAGGCGGCGCCGCCCATCATCCGCAAGTTGCGGAACAGACCGGTGAAGGCACGGGTGTAGATTTTTTCTCTGGAGGCGTAAAGGTCAACGCTGTTGTTCGCGTTTTTGCTCGGTGGTGTGACGTCGTGTACCGGAATCTGATTGCTCATCATTGCATCCCACGGCAGTGGAAAAATGCCCCGGTCGATACGTGCCAACCAAGGTCAAAAAGGGGCGTTGCAGTGGCGCAATGATACGCCGGTCGCTCTGGGTCGAGGGTGCGACCTTTGGTCGCGTTGGGTAAAAAACCTGAATGGTGTAGCGAATGCAGTAAAGCCTGATGCAGGTCAATTGACTTATTGAGTATGGACGGTTTTGGCGTGGTGGCTAATCCGTTGTTGTCAGGGGTTCATCGGTACGACGCGCTTGCCACCGCAAGCCTTGGAAAAATCTGGGTCGACTTGAAGGGGGGCGAGCACTGACAGTGTCATCTTCAGGTTTCCAGTTGCAGAAGTTGCCGAGTGAGCACTTCAAAGTGCAACTTCAAACATGGCTTTTTGCATCAGGCGTTGTTGTAAGTTTTTTTTGTGCCTGAAACATATCTACTTGATTGTTCTGGTTCGGTGCTTTGAAGTTTTCTGTTTTTTCTAATAAGTTCTGTTTTCGCGAAAACTTGTTCGCGTGTAATTGATTAATTTAAATGGAATTTTAAGTATGACTTTCAATAAGTTTACAAGCGTTGTGCTGGGGGTTTGTTTATTGGCTTCGGTTGCCTGCGCTCAGGCGATGACCGGAACCCCGAAACACATGGTTTTTGCCTCGGATACTCAATATCCCTGGACCGACAAGACAGATAACCGTGATCCTGAATCCGACTCGGAATTCGAAGTTCGCTCCAAGTGGCTGGTCGACAGTCAGCTTGCGAGTATTGCTGATTTCAGAAATCAGCATGGTTCGCAAGCCCAGGTTCCACTGATGATCAATGGTGACATAACCGCTTTTGGTCATGGCTGGCAGCGGTCTTTTATGAAGGATATGTTGAACAAACACTTTAAGGGTGACTACTTGTACGGCCTGGGTAATCACGATTATGAAAATAATGTTGATGATTGTTTTACCAATAGCTGTGCGGCGGGAAGTATCGTCGAGTTCAAGGAACATCATGAAGGCAAGGTGGACAGCTTTGATTTGAAAGTCACCAGTGGATTTCTCAGCAAGACGTACTCCGGCAGTCTCGCGTATTCAAAAAATATCGGCGAAGTTCATATGGTTCAGCTCAATAACGAGCCGACTTATACCACCCGGATTGCTCATCCACTGAACCCGACGACATTTGAAATCAACGACGCGCTGGACTGGCTCGAGAAGGACCTCAGGCTGGCACGAGTTTCGGGTTACGCCATCATCATCAATATGCATAAACCGTTGAACCACAAAGGGACCCAGGCGCAACAAAAACGCTTCCACGACATGGTCAATAAATATCAAGTGACGGCGATCTTTGCCGGCCATTTACATAAGGATGGAGGTGATGCTTATTGGGAGGGTAGCGTACCCATCTACCTGAGCGGCAGTACGTCTCAGCAAACCTATCTGATTGCCAGTTTCACCGAGGACCGCAAGCAGTTGCAGGTCTATCTGGTGAAGAACAATCAGTGGCGCAATCGAACGCTGATCGATACGACGCCGGTGCATTCAATCTTTGCCAAGCGCCCATAAAAAAAGCCCCGCCAGTGATTAGGCGGGGCTTTGTACGATCAGTGATTGGCAGCGTTCCATGGATTGATCAGATGAACGCCGCTGAGTTGGAAATCGGCAACATTACGGGTGACCAGCGTCAGCCCATGAACAAGCGCGGTGGCGGCGATCAAAGCGTCGCATTCATTGCTGCGATCAGGCACGTGCAGCTGTGCGCATCGGCTAGCGACGGCGCTATCGACCGAGAGGATTCTTCCCGAGAATGCGGGTTTGACATGACGCTCGAGCCAGTTGCGCAGCATCCCTCCTTGTGGCGGGTCGCGGCGTTCGATACGCAGAATGCCGGTTTCCAGCTCCAGCACAGTGATGGCCGATAAATACAGGCTGGCCGGGGCAACGCTGTTTGCCCATGTCACCACTTGCCGGTCGGCTTGGGGTTTTCTCAGCTCGGAAACGACATTGGTATCGAGTAGAAACATCAGGACAGATCCACGCTGCGAGGGAGGATGACGGCGCGCTCGGGTTCGAATTCGATGTCAGGCGCATTCGGCATGACCAGCAGGTCGACGATGCTGGTCTGGCTACCGGTCAGTTTCTGGTACTCCTCGATGCTCAGCAGTACATGGGCAGGCTTGCCACGATCGGTAATGATGACCGGACCCAGATGCGCGGCTTTTTTGGCAGCACTGGTGTCCTGATTGAATTCGCGGCTGGAAATGGTCGTGATGGCCATCAAGTTCGGCCTCCGGTGATTCTGGTGTAGAAACGTTACTACGCTGAGGTTTTCCCGGCAATCGGAAAGGTGGGTTGCGGACGATCGGTTTATCACTGTCATAACGGCACCAGCCAGAGCGCCCCAGCCAACGGGCAGGGGCGCAGGATATCGGGCGAATATTCGCTGCGTTTTGCTGCTTTTTCAGAGCAATCGGCCGCCGCCGAGACCGTCCAGACCGCCACCGTTACCTGGATGGGCCATGGTGTCTGGCGATGTCGAGCGTGCGAGCGCAGCAGGTGTTTTTACCGGCGTTGCTTGATGGTCAGGGCAGGGCTGCAAACATTTTGGCAGTGTGTTTTCGTTATTTTTTGACATGTAGGCTTCATCCTTGAAGGTTGACCCGATGCTGCTCATCGGGGTGGGAAAAACCTACAGGGCACCTTTCCTCAGGTCTATTGAGCAAACGTTACAAGTCATGAATGCCAGCATGAAAAAAGGCCCCGCCAATCAATATTGGCGGGGCCTTTTTTTGTTTCAAGCGATGACCCTATTCGGCGTTCGCTTCCGGTGCTTTTTCACCGTGAGACAGGCTGTAAACGTAAGCCGCCAGCAGGTGCACCTTGTCGTTGCCTTGCAGTTGTTCCTGCGCAGGCATCTGGCCCTGACGGCCGTAACGAATGGTCTGCTGCAGTTGCGCAAAGCTCGAACCGTAGATGAAAGCACCCGGGTGAGTCAGGTCAGGCGCGCCCATGGCGGGAGTGCCTTTGCCGGCCGGACCGTGGCACGCCACGCAGTTGGCGGCGAACAGTTTGCCGCCGTTGGCCGGATCAGCCTTGGTGCCTTCCGGCAGCTTGCGGCCATCCAGATTGGTCACGACAAAAGCTGCCACGTCGGCAACGCCTTGCTCGCCAATCACTTCAGCCCAGGCCGGCATCACCGCGTGGCGACCGCCCATGATAGTGGTCTTGATGGTTTCCGGCTCGCCGCCCCAGCGCCAGTCGGCGTCGGTCAGGTTAGGGAAACCGTAAGCGCCCTTGGCGTCGGAACCGTGGCACACCGAGCAGTTGGAGGCGAACAGGCGGCCACCCATTTTCAGTGCTTGTGGATCCTTGGCGACTTCTTCGATTGGCATCGCGGCGAACTTGGCGAAGATCGGACCGAATTTGGCGTCCGAGCGAGCCATTTCCTTTTCCCACTCGTGTACGCCGGTCCAGCCGGTCTGGCCGTTGGCGAACGCGGTCTGTTTGTCGTTATCAAGGTAGTTGTAGCCCGGCAGCAGGCCTTTCCAGTTGCCCAGGCCCGGGTACAGCACCAGGTAACCCAAGGCAAAAATGATGGTGCCGACAAACAGCATGAACCACCATTTCGGCAGTGGGTTGTCGTACTCCTCGATCCCGTCGAAGGAGTGCCCGACCGTCTCGTCCGTCTGTTCGCTGCGCTGGCCCTTGCGGGTCGACAGCAGCAGCCAGGTCAGGGCGAAGATCGTACCGAGACTGAGGACTGTGACGTACAGACTCCAGAATGTAGTCATTCTTTGTTACTCCTAGAAGCTTGCTCGACGTGCTTGATGGCTTCGGGATCATCCGCAAAAGGCAACAAGGTCGCGTCTTCAAACTCCGACTTGCGCTTGGGGCTGAACACCCACAACGCCAGACCGATGAAGGCCACCATCACGACAACGGTGCCCAGGCCACGAATCATCCCGATATCCATCTAATTCACCGTTTGCTTTTGATGATGGTGCCCAGGCCTTGCAGGTAGGCCACCAGCGCGTCCATTTCGGTTTTGCCCTTCACGGCATCCTTGGCACCGGCGATGTCTTCGTCGGTGTAAGGGACGCCGAGCGTGCGCAAGACTTCCATTTTTTTGGCCGTCTCTTTGCCGTCGAGCTTGTTTTCCACGAGGAACGGGTAAGCCGGCATTTTCGACTCAGGCACTACGTTGCGCGGGTTGTACAAGTGCGCACGTTGCCAGTCATCGGAGTAACGACCGCCGACACGGGCCAGGTCCGGACCGGTACGTTTGGAGCCCCACAGGAACGGGTGGTCCCAGACGCTTTCACCGGCAACCGAGTAGTGGCCGTAGCGTTCGGTTTCAGCACGGAACGGACGGATCATCTGCGAGTGGCAGCCGACACAACCGTTGGCGATGTAAACGTCGCGGCCTTCCAGCTCCAGTGCCGAACGCGGCTTCATGCCTTCGACCGGCTTGTTGGTGACGTCCTGGAAAAACAGCGGAACGATTTGGGTCAGGCCGCCAACGCTGACGGCGATGACCATGAAGAAGGCCAGCAGGCCAATATTCTTCTCGACAGCTTCATGCTTCATCAGTGAGCTCCAACGACAGCGATCTGGGCAGCGGCTTCGGCTTCAGCCGGGTTCGAGGCGCGCACGGTGCGCCAGACGTTGTAAGCCATCAGGAACATGCCGCTGGCGAAGAAAGCACCGCCCAAGGCACGCACGATGTAACCCGGGTGGCTGGCTTGCAGTGCTTCAACGAACGAGTAGGTG
This region of Pseudomonas sp. R84 genomic DNA includes:
- a CDS encoding FixH family protein, translating into MPAANAASPWYKHLWPWIIIGILACSVTLTLSMVTIAVNNPDNLVNDNYYEAGKGINRSLDRELLAQNLKMRAAVRLDDVTGEVDLRLSGDSQPKTLELNLISPTQPEKDRKIVLTRSETETGRYIGQLGDKVEGRRFVELLGSQDDHVWRMFEEELVSHDKDLLLGDEPLQGAEDLKK
- the ccoG gene encoding cytochrome c oxidase accessory protein CcoG, producing the protein MSNQIPVHDVTPPSKNANNSVDLYASREKIYTRAFTGLFRNLRMMGGAALFLLYFGTVWLNWGGHQAVWWNLPERKFFIFGATFWPQDFILLSGLLIIAAFGLFFITVYAGRVWCGYTCPQSVWTWIFMWCEKVTEGDRNQRIKLDKAPMSANKFLRKAAKHVMWLLIGFVTGMTFVGYFSPIRELVFEFFTGQADGWSYFWVGFFTLATYGNAGWLREQVCIYMCPYARFQSVMFDKDTLIVSYDPRRGESRGPRKKGIDYKAQGLGDCIDCTMCVQVCPTGIDIRDGLQIECIGCAACIDACDSIMDKMDYPRGLISYTTEHNLSGQKTHKLRPRLIGYAVVLLAMISLLVTAFFMRSLVGFDVSKDRVLYRENAEGRIENVYSLKIMNKDQRDHTYVLEASGLPDLRLQGKREIKVAAGDIVSMPVELSSAPEQLPSSTNEVKFLLKDADDDSVHVEAKSRFIGPQIR
- a CDS encoding metallophosphoesterase, whose product is MTFNKFTSVVLGVCLLASVACAQAMTGTPKHMVFASDTQYPWTDKTDNRDPESDSEFEVRSKWLVDSQLASIADFRNQHGSQAQVPLMINGDITAFGHGWQRSFMKDMLNKHFKGDYLYGLGNHDYENNVDDCFTNSCAAGSIVEFKEHHEGKVDSFDLKVTSGFLSKTYSGSLAYSKNIGEVHMVQLNNEPTYTTRIAHPLNPTTFEINDALDWLEKDLRLARVSGYAIIINMHKPLNHKGTQAQQKRFHDMVNKYQVTAIFAGHLHKDGGDAYWEGSVPIYLSGSTSQQTYLIASFTEDRKQLQVYLVKNNQWRNRTLIDTTPVHSIFAKRP
- a CDS encoding type II toxin-antitoxin system VapC family toxin; this translates as MFLLDTNVVSELRKPQADRQVVTWANSVAPASLYLSAITVLELETGILRIERRDPPQGGMLRNWLERHVKPAFSGRILSVDSAVASRCAQLHVPDRSNECDALIAATALVHGLTLVTRNVADFQLSGVHLINPWNAANH
- a CDS encoding type II toxin-antitoxin system Phd/YefM family antitoxin, with the protein product MAITTISSREFNQDTSAAKKAAHLGPVIITDRGKPAHVLLSIEEYQKLTGSQTSIVDLLVMPNAPDIEFEPERAVILPRSVDLS
- the ccoP gene encoding cytochrome-c oxidase, cbb3-type subunit III, producing MTTFWSLYVTVLSLGTIFALTWLLLSTRKGQRSEQTDETVGHSFDGIEEYDNPLPKWWFMLFVGTIIFALGYLVLYPGLGNWKGLLPGYNYLDNDKQTAFANGQTGWTGVHEWEKEMARSDAKFGPIFAKFAAMPIEEVAKDPQALKMGGRLFASNCSVCHGSDAKGAYGFPNLTDADWRWGGEPETIKTTIMGGRHAVMPAWAEVIGEQGVADVAAFVVTNLDGRKLPEGTKADPANGGKLFAANCVACHGPAGKGTPAMGAPDLTHPGAFIYGSSFAQLQQTIRYGRQGQMPAQEQLQGNDKVHLLAAYVYSLSHGEKAPEANAE
- a CDS encoding CcoQ/FixQ family Cbb3-type cytochrome c oxidase assembly chaperone; the encoded protein is MDIGMIRGLGTVVVMVAFIGLALWVFSPKRKSEFEDATLLPFADDPEAIKHVEQASRSNKE
- the ccoO gene encoding cytochrome-c oxidase, cbb3-type subunit II, with the protein product MKHEAVEKNIGLLAFFMVIAVSVGGLTQIVPLFFQDVTNKPVEGMKPRSALELEGRDVYIANGCVGCHSQMIRPFRAETERYGHYSVAGESVWDHPFLWGSKRTGPDLARVGGRYSDDWQRAHLYNPRNVVPESKMPAYPFLVENKLDGKETAKKMEVLRTLGVPYTDEDIAGAKDAVKGKTEMDALVAYLQGLGTIIKSKR